The sequence aatctgagtgcgttgtttatctcctgtctggcaggttacctattaatgctcacttgattggataccctggggagcctggccagtcttttgtaatgacaaatacttagctcctgagccaggtcacaggctcaccctattcatacacagacatacccttaagacaggatttgtgaaggaaaagacaatggggaggcttttccattttccttcaaccTTGCAAAGAAATCGTTTGGTCAGTTTGGGGGTCAAAATGGTTTccgggctgttttcctgtgctgcttcagacatgtggtttatatatttatgtacgtgtttgcttggtacatttatgaacatttattatatataaaagaccttaatttttttatttcacatcCATCCCCCAGAAGCCAAACCCCCTCTTCTTTTCAAAGCAGCTTTGGGCCAGGTGAGTCTGGACTAGGGAGTCAGcaccgcagggggttgggctagatgaccctggggtgccCCTTCCAACCTAAAATGTTCTTCTGGGTTTAGGGGGGCTTCAGATCACATCCTCGGGGGTCCTGTGAAATTGGGGTTGTGGTCCCAGGCAGGGCCTCTGAATCCCAGCGCTGCTTGTGTGTAGAgttgggcgatatattgatatatcatccacAACCAGTTTGATGTCCACATTGTGATATTcgtttcattattttttaaaatttatttattttgtttttcaaatcagAATTTTGCAATCACAAATGcagcatacaacataaaaacaagattccacagaatctcctcccccccccccaggtgccttCTTCTCCGTTCTCCTGGTCTACCTGCTCTTCACCTCCTACTGGCCTATCAGCGTCCTGTATTCCGCCTGGTGGATCTTCGACTGGGATACGCCAGAGAGAGGTGAGTTCGATTCTCCCCAACCAGGGCCGGATtggggtttgatgaggccctaagctactgaaggtgatggggccctttatatgtccagctgtcctttgtccacaacaaattgtcgctgttttttgtgtttaatatatgctataaggtgattgatggacctaataagtGTCTAAAGCCATGCAAGCAGTCCATGCAGAtcgtaagataaaggtaaagggacccctgatcattaggtccagttgtgactgactctggtgttgtggcgctcatctcgctttactggccgagggagccggcgtacagcttccaggtcatgtggccagcatgactaagccgcttctggcgaaccagagcagcgcacggaaacgccgtttaccttcccgccagagtggtacctatttatctacttgcacgttgacgtgctttcgaactgctaggttggcaggagcagggaccgagcaacaggagctcaccgtgtcgcagggattcgaaccaccgaccttctgattggcaagtcctaggctctgtggtttaaccacagcgccacccgcgtcccagatgcAGATCGTaggtaccctatatatagaaatgagcaaaccagggataatttagggaacaggctagcaggtgaggcccatgacttacatcaccggagcctacacaacacaaaacactgttcctgtaggtaggttttattttatttattttttatcttgtatttcggatatgtgcatccaggtttttttcctttaattttttgggggcgcCCAAGGGACTGGGGCCCTAACCTATAGCCTGCttagcttataggtaaatccggcactgcccccaaccctacctggaggtcAGGTGAAAGGCGCCTCTCCTTGTCTGAGAAGAGTGCTGAGCCCCACACCCAGACCCACACAGCTGGAGCTGCTGCTTCaccctgcccctcctcctccagctcacCCCCTTCCCCTGGGGCAGCATGCGACCATCCCAAACCTGTTTTCCTCACTGCTATTTACTGTTGTCTATTTTCCAAGACAGCTTCCAATGGCAGAAGGCatttcatatctctctctctctctctctctgtatggaGGGCAGAAAAATCAgctgcatttatttatgtatttatcattatttattaaattttgctataagaacacacacaaaatcctgtAATTGACACGAATCAAAAGAACCCTCCCCAAAATAtaacatagaatcagagttggaagggaccccaaggagcATCTTGCTCctcattattgattgattgattgattgattgattgattataattttatttataccctgcccatctggctgggctgccccagccactctgggtggcttccaacacacacacacaataataataaaacatcaagtattaatagtaacaatcagatcctacataaaaagtcacaataattttaaaataatttataccAAGTAAAGCAATATGCAATAATCTATTGGAATCCAATAATAAAcactaaaattaaacatcagcaagtcataattaaatgaatttttaagcagaggtcggttggtcacctgccagggattccccagctgcgattcctgcattgcagggggttgggctgaatgacccctgggggtcccctTCCAACCCCACAGTTCTCTGACTCCATCCCCTGCCTGAACCCTTGTCTTCGCAGGTGGGCGCCGCAGCGACTGGGTGAGGCGCTGGAGAGTCTGGGAGCTCCACCGGGATTATTTCCCCATCAAGGTATGAGAAGGGGGCTGGCAGGGTCTCTGGAACCCCCGGAGACCAGATcacagaggaggaggtggtggctgtCAAAGGCTGCTGGCCATGGAATCTGTGCATGCCCACTAATGGAAAGCGGGGCATGCCTCTGAATGTGACATTCAGGTGTGAGAAGGGGGCTGGCAGGGCAACAGAGGGTCTGCCTTCCTCCGAAGGATGCCCAGGGTCTCTGGAACCCCTGGAGACCAGATcacagaggaggaggtggtggctgtCAAAGGCTGCTGGCCATGGAATCTGTGCACTGACATTCAAGTGGGGGTCCAAATGCCAAAGGCCTCGCCCCTCTTGCCTTGCAGCTGGTGAAGACGGCCGAGCTGCCCCCGACGCGGAACTACGTCCTGGGCTCCCACCCCCACGGGATCATCTGCGCGGGGGCCTTTTCCGCCTTCTGCACCGAGGCCACGGGCTTTTCCCGTGCCTTCCCTGGCCTCCGCCCCAGCCTGGCCGCCCTCGCAGGGCTGTTTCGCATACCCGTCTACCGGGAGTACCTGATGAGCTCAGGTGAGGCCAACGGGGCgaggaatggtgggggtggggaagtgggGTGGCCCCTCCCATCCAATGGGAGGAACCACCCCACCCTCAGGAATGCCTTCCCAGAGCACCTGGGAATAGAATTCCCCAGCAAGAATGTCTGTTTTTCCTGCTATTCTTTGCTCCTGTGCAAATGAAAAGGGGCGTTTGTTTGTgcaaatgatgatggtgatggtgatgaggataataataattattatttataccccgcccatctggctgagttttcccagccactcttagtggcttccaacagaatattaacgacacgataaaacaccaaacattaaaaacttccctaaacagggcacccttcagatgtctcctaaaagtcagatactgtaGATTCTGGcatataagacgactttttaacacTGGAAAATTCTCTAAAATGTCAGAGGTCGTCTTATATGCTGGGTATGGGTTCgctgggcagcggcagcgggtGGCAGGCTCTACGCCGGGAAGAAGCTGCCCAGCGATGCTAAGCCGGTTTTGCTGGGCGGCTTCCTCCCGGTGTGGAGTGGCCAATTtagggggtcatcttatacgcccAGTTGCCTAATACACCGTAATCTACGctaattgtttttctctttgacatctgatgggaggtcgttccacagggcgggcaccactactgagaaggccctctgccctgtagctttgcttctcggaatgagggaaccgccagaaggccctcggagctggacctcaatgtccgggcagaacgatgggggtggagacgctccttcaggtctgctgggcctttgaggccgtttagggctttcaaggtcagcaccaacactttgaattgtgctcggaaacgtactgggagccaatgtaggtctttcaggaccggtgttatgtggtctcccagtcaccagtctggctgccgcattctacattagttgtagtttccaggtcactttcaaaggtagccccacatagagcacattgcagtagtcctggtgggagataaccaaagcatgcaccactctggccagacagtccaggggcagggagggtctcatcctgcgtcccaTATGGAGCTGGTAGaaagccgccctggacacagaactgacttgtgcctccagggacagctgtgagtccaaaatgactcccaggctgcgcacctggtccttctggGGCACATTCTGGACCAAGGAGTCCGCCACACCTGCCCGCCGCCTttgccccccaaaacagtacttctgtcttgtcaggattcaacctcaatcggTTAGCCACCGTCTCTCCTCCAACCACTTCCAGACGCGCTGATCCTTTGCCAGCAACCCTGTTGCCCTTTAACCGACTCACAGAATTTCAGAGTTGTAGGAGAATcgcgagggtcctctagtccaaccctctgcaaagcaggGAACCCCTGGAGATGTTTCACACCCACAAGAATGTTTGCTTTCTCCCACTTCCAGGGTTGGTCCCGGTCAACAAAAGGTCCCTGGACTTCCTCCTGAGTGGCCCCCCGGGGCACGCGGTGGTCATCGTGGTGGGGGGCGCGTCCGAGATGCTGGACAGCGCCCCCGGAGAGCAGCGCGTCTACCTTCAAGGGAGGAAGGGCTTCGTGCGCCTAGCGCTGCAACACGGGTAGGGGCACCAAGGGGGCAAGGGGGGGTCCGGGGGGCGTGTTGGGTGCAGGTCAGCAATATATCAGGCCTCGTGAGCATGGCAGCGCTTCCTGGTGGATTTTGCCCCAATGAAGCAATTGCGAGAACAGAAGGTCCCTGCCCTTCCTTgctgtataattttttattacatttttcttACGTTTTCACAATAAACTTCCTAACAAATAATTCCACCGTTCCGTAAGTTGGCTTCCCCACCTACACCGTGTTTTTACTCAAAGCTTTTCTACTGTGCTGTATCTTCAtctattgcaaaaaaaaattagtacaattattttgtcatttttcttctgctgcttttatCTTGAATTCTGTCCGTGATTTCATTTGACTGTAATATTTTTTAAGTAATCCACAAACAGCCTCCACCCTTCTGTAAAAAATTCATCATTCTGATCTCTTAATTTTGCTGTGAGCTTTGCTATTTCTGCCTAGTCCATGTCTTTCAAAAGCCATTCCTCCTTTGTTGGGACCTTCTCTTTTCCCCAATTAAGTTTTCTCTTAATGTATAACAGGCCGTGAATTCCATATGCTAAGGTCCCTGACTTCCCACAGCCTAGCCTTCCTCAAAGGT comes from Podarcis raffonei isolate rPodRaf1 chromosome 13, rPodRaf1.pri, whole genome shotgun sequence and encodes:
- the LOC128400704 gene encoding 2-acylglycerol O-acyltransferase 3-like isoform X2, which produces MALQKHLEALSVFQLVLTFFFFGAFFSVLLVYLLFTSYWPISVLYSAWWIFDWDTPERGGRRSDWVRRWRVWELHRDYFPIKLVKTAELPPTRNYVLGSHPHGIICAGAFSAFCTEATGFSRAFPGLRPSLAALAGLFRIPVYREYLMSSGLVPVNKRSLDFLLSGPPGHAVVIVVGGASEMLDSAPGEQRVYLQGRKGFVRLALQHGADLVPVYTFGENDIYRQIRFPEGSFVRRLQLGFKQLTGLAPCPFSGRGLFSSISWGIQPMAAPLTVVVGKPIPVPLCPCPTEDEVNSFHALYVEALKELFDAHKESCGLPASQQLLVT
- the LOC128400704 gene encoding 2-acylglycerol O-acyltransferase 3-like isoform X1 is translated as MGRLFHFPSTLQRNRLVSLGVKMVSGLFSCAASDMWFIYLCAFFSVLLVYLLFTSYWPISVLYSAWWIFDWDTPERGGRRSDWVRRWRVWELHRDYFPIKLVKTAELPPTRNYVLGSHPHGIICAGAFSAFCTEATGFSRAFPGLRPSLAALAGLFRIPVYREYLMSSGLVPVNKRSLDFLLSGPPGHAVVIVVGGASEMLDSAPGEQRVYLQGRKGFVRLALQHGADLVPVYTFGENDIYRQIRFPEGSFVRRLQLGFKQLTGLAPCPFSGRGLFSSISWGIQPMAAPLTVVVGKPIPVPLCPCPTEDEVNSFHALYVEALKELFDAHKESCGLPASQQLLVT